The genomic DNA CGGGGACAAGCGCAATGGCAACATCAAAATAAACAATATGTATAAATATGGATTGATAAAATAATTCAATTCGATATTATCCAATAATACAACCTGAAGTACTACCAGTATTATAAAACGCAATAAATTGTAAATAGCTTCAATCATTGTTGTTTACCGAATCTGTTTTAAATTCAAGCGACTTTTGCTCTTCTTTGAATTTATTATCAATTACTAAAACATGCGATACCGAATGAAAGTTGGTGGCCAATTTAATCTTGATACTATAGCTTTCTTCTCCCGAAGGGATTTCGGCACTTTCAATGGTTCCAATCATTATGCCCTCTGGAAAAATGGAGGAGAAGGAAGTTGTAATCACCGTATCCCCTTTATTGAATCGTGCACTTGTAGGAATTTCGCGCAGGTAAGCATAGGCTGGTTGACCATCCCACAGAACAGGTCCGAACTCTCCCGTGCGTTTTAGTTTCCCATTAATTTTAGAGTCTTTGTGCAATAAAGAAATTGCGGTAGCATAATTTTTTGAAACTTCCTTAACCACACCTACTACGCCAGCTGCGCCAATTACTCCCATATCGCGCTTTATACCATGCATGGAGCCTTTGTCGAGCGTTATGTAATTGGCAACTTTGTTTACACTATTATTTATTACCCTGGCGCTGGTATAGGTGTATTGCCTTTTATACATGGTATCGTTTGCTTCGCTTTTAATAAAACGTACATCGTAAAAAGAGCGCATATCTGCATTGCGATAAATTTCGAGTTCCGAAAGAAGCAAGTCATTATTTTTTTTCAAGTATAAATATTGCTGCACGTTACTAACGTAACCTAATCCTTTAGCCACAACACTATTAGAAGAATTGACTACCACTGCACGCTGGTAAAATTGGTTTTGAACTATTACATACAGGCAAAAAATTTCTAATAAAAGAAAAAGTATCAGGAAATTATTTTTCCAGAGTAACTGGAAGAGATTGCGCATGTATCAATTGAGAATATGGTAAAGAAACTAATTATGGGATTAGGAATTTATATCGGCCAATATTTTTTAAGGCTATGCCAGTTCCACGCACTACTGCGCGAAGCGGATCATCGGCCACATGTACTGGCAATTTTGTTTTCATACTAATACGTTTATCCAAGCCGCGAAGCAATGCACCGCCTCCGGTAAGATAAATTCCTGTACGATATATATCAGCGCTCAGTTCAGGAGGTGTCATTTCAAGAGCTTTCAAAATGGCCTCTTCTATTTTACTGATTGACTTATCGAGGGCATGCGCTACCTCTGAGTAAGAGACCGTAATTTCTTTAGGAATACCATTCATAAGATCGCGACCATGCACGGCATAATCTGGGGGAGGATTGTCTAATTCAGGCAATGCACTACCAACTTCTATTTTAATTCTTTCGGCACTACGTTCACCAATCAATATATTATGTTGCCTGCGCATATAATCCCAAATATCAGATGTAAAGCCATCACCAGCTACACGTATCGACTGATCGCAAACAATTCCTCCCAGGGCAATTACAGCAATCTCGCTGGTACCACCACCTATGTCAATAATCATATTGCCCATAGGCTCTTCCACATCAATGCCAATTCCAATAGCTGCCGCCATTGGTTCGTGAATCAGATAAACCTCTTTGGCTCCAGCATGTTCGGCACTATCGCGCACCGCACGTTTTTCAACTTCGGTAATTCCCGAAGGAATACAAATTACCATGCGCAGCGAAGGCTGAAATAATCGTTTGCCGGGGTTTATCATTTTTATCATCCCGCGAATCATGTGCTCGGCTGCATCAAAGTCTGCAATTACGCCATCTTTTAACGGACGTACGGTTTTTATATTTTCATGCGTTTTGCCATGCATCATCATGGCTTGTTTGCCTACTGCAAGCACTTTACCGGTGGTGCGGTCCATGGCTACTATCGATGGTTCGTCTACTACTACTTTATCGTTGTGAATAATTAACGTGTTTGCTGTGCCAAGGTCTATGGCAATTTCCTGCGTGAGTAGGTCGAATAAACCCATATCTTGCTTGTGTGTGCTTTAAATAAAAATACTTGTGAAGAATGATACGTTGCAAATGTAAATGAAAACAAGTGGAACATCACAATATTGTAAACATTTTTTGAACAGCAAAAAAGTAAATCAATGTCGCCACAAAAATGCCTTACAACTGATTAAATAAATCGAATGCAAACTCGCGCTCCATGTCGCTGATTATCGCTTATCGATAGTTCAGCATCAAGATTCTGACATAGGGCATCAATTATCTGGAATCCAAGCGACTCGGTATTCTTCCAATCAAAGTTTTTATCGAATCCTTTGCCATTATCGCTAATATTGAGCGCAAAACCCTTATTGGGCAAGCGTTCTACCTCGATACTAATTTTACCGTTATCCTGATTTATAAATGCATACTTAACACTGTTGCTTATCAGTTCGCACACCAACATACCAATATTTTGTGCTTTGTCACTGTTAATCAGAAGTGGAATTAATTTTTTTTCGATAAAGATATTTTTGGTTTGTAATCCCAACCCGTAGTAAAGGCTTTGTATCAATCCATCTAAATAAACCTCCAGATTAATGCTTTGCATATCAG from Bacteroidota bacterium includes the following:
- the mreC gene encoding rod shape-determining protein MreC, whose translation is MRNLFQLLWKNNFLILFLLLEIFCLYVIVQNQFYQRAVVVNSSNSVVAKGLGYVSNVQQYLYLKKNNDLLLSELEIYRNADMRSFYDVRFIKSEANDTMYKRQYTYTSARVINNSVNKVANYITLDKGSMHGIKRDMGVIGAAGVVGVVKEVSKNYATAISLLHKDSKINGKLKRTGEFGPVLWDGQPAYAYLREIPTSARFNKGDTVITTSFSSIFPEGIMIGTIESAEIPSGEESYSIKIKLATNFHSVSHVLVIDNKFKEEQKSLEFKTDSVNNND
- a CDS encoding rod shape-determining protein; translated protein: MGLFDLLTQEIAIDLGTANTLIIHNDKVVVDEPSIVAMDRTTGKVLAVGKQAMMMHGKTHENIKTVRPLKDGVIADFDAAEHMIRGMIKMINPGKRLFQPSLRMVICIPSGITEVEKRAVRDSAEHAGAKEVYLIHEPMAAAIGIGIDVEEPMGNMIIDIGGGTSEIAVIALGGIVCDQSIRVAGDGFTSDIWDYMRRQHNILIGERSAERIKIEVGSALPELDNPPPDYAVHGRDLMNGIPKEITVSYSEVAHALDKSISKIEEAILKALEMTPPELSADIYRTGIYLTGGGALLRGLDKRISMKTKLPVHVADDPLRAVVRGTGIALKNIGRYKFLIP